In the genome of Palaemon carinicauda isolate YSFRI2023 chromosome 20, ASM3689809v2, whole genome shotgun sequence, one region contains:
- the LOC137660061 gene encoding transforming acidic coiled-coil-containing protein 3-like — protein sequence MDLEPVFDIPDTDTDPVVDISYMDLEPVADIPDMDPDPVVKISYLDLDLVHVADIPDTDPDPVVNISYMDLDLMHVADIPDMDPDPVVDISYMDLEPVADIADTDPDPVVNISYMDLDLVHVADIPDMDPDPVVDISYMDLEPVADISDTDPDPVVDISCVDLEPVADILDMDPDSVVNIHHMDADVVADIPDTDTDPVVDTSYIDLEPFNDISNTDPDPVVYISYMDLESFADISDTDPDPVIDISCMNLEPVADIPDMDPDSVIDISYMDLEPVVNIPDTDPDSVINIHPIDADVVADIPDMDPDPVIDPAYMDLEPVVDIPDMDPDPVVHIHHTDADVLADIPLIWIQI from the coding sequence ATGGATCTGGAGCCTGTTTTCGATATTCCTGATACAGATACGGATCCAGTTGTCGATATTTCTTATATGGATCTGGAGCCTGTTGCCGATATTCCTGATATGGATCCGGATCCAGTTGTCAAAATTTCCTATTTGGATCTGGATCTAGTGCATGTTGCCGATATTCCTGATACGGATCCGGACCCAGTTGTCAATATTTCTTATATGGATCTGGATCTAATGCATGTTGCCGATATTCCTGATATGGATCCGGACCCAGTTGTCGATATTTCTTACATGGATCTGGAGCCTGTTGCCGATATTGCTGATACGGATCCGGATCCAGTTGTCAATATTTCTTATATGGATCTGGATCTAGTGCATGTTGCCGATATTCCTGATATGGATCCGGACCCAGTTGTCGATATTTCTTACATGGATCTGGAGCCTGTTGCCGATATTTCTGATACAGATCCGGATCCAGTTGTCGATATTTCTTGTGTGGACCTGGAGCCTGTTGCCGATATTCTTGATATGGATCCGGATTCAGTTGTGAATATTCATCATATGGATGCAGATGTAGTTGCCGATATTCCTGATACAGATACGGATCCAGTTGTCGATACTTCTTATATAGATCTGGAGCCTTTTAACGATATTTCTAATACAGATCCGGACCCAGTTGTCTATATTTCTTACATGGATCTGGAGTCTTTTGCCGATATTTCTGATACAGATCCGGATCCAGTTATCGATATTTCTTGTATGAACTTAGAGCCTGTTGCCGATATTCCTGATATGGATCCGGATTCAGTTATCGATATTTCTTATATGGATCTGGAGCCTGTTGTTAATATTCCTGATACGGATCCGGATTCAGTTATCAATATTCATCCTATCGATGCAGATGTAGTTGCCGATATTCCTGATATGGATCCGGATCCAGTTATCGATCCTGCTTATATGGATCTGGAGCCTGTTGTCGATATTCCTGATATGGATCCAGATCCAGTTGTGCATATTCATCATACGGATGCAGATGTACTTGCCGATATTCCCTTGATATGGATTCAGATCTAG